One window of Tenacibaculum maritimum NCIMB 2154 genomic DNA carries:
- the rpsB gene encoding 30S ribosomal protein S2, translated as MANVNIQELLESGVHFGHLTRKWNPNMAPYIYTERNGVHIIDLYKTAAKIEETSAALQKIANSGRKILFVATKKQAKDIVAEQAKAVNMPYITERWPGGMLTNFVTIRKAVKKMAHIDRMKQDGSFDALSKREKLQINRQREKLEKNLGSISDMTRLPGALFVVDVKKEHIAIAEAQKLNIPIFAMVDTNSDPRPIDFIIPANDDASKSIDKVLSHVTKAIAEGLADRKAEKEKTKEAPASKVETPATEETK; from the coding sequence ATGGCAAACGTAAACATTCAAGAATTATTAGAAAGTGGCGTACACTTTGGTCACTTAACTAGAAAATGGAACCCTAACATGGCTCCATATATTTATACAGAACGTAATGGTGTTCATATCATTGATTTGTATAAAACAGCTGCAAAAATTGAAGAAACTTCTGCAGCCTTGCAAAAAATAGCAAACTCAGGTCGTAAAATATTATTTGTAGCTACTAAAAAACAAGCTAAAGATATTGTTGCTGAGCAAGCTAAAGCAGTGAACATGCCGTATATTACTGAGCGTTGGCCTGGTGGTATGTTAACAAACTTTGTTACTATCAGAAAAGCCGTGAAAAAAATGGCTCATATTGATAGAATGAAGCAAGATGGATCTTTTGATGCTTTATCTAAAAGAGAAAAATTACAAATCAATCGTCAAAGAGAAAAGTTAGAAAAAAACTTAGGTTCTATTTCTGACATGACTCGTTTACCTGGTGCTTTATTTGTTGTTGATGTAAAGAAAGAGCATATTGCTATCGCTGAAGCTCAAAAATTGAACATTCCAATTTTTGCAATGGTTGATACCAACTCTGATCCTAGACCAATTGATTTTATTATCCCAGCAAATGATGACGCTTCTAAATCTATTGACAAAGTATTAAGCCACGTAACTAAAGCTATTGCTGAAGGGTTGGCTGATAGAAAAGCAGAGAAAGAAAAAACTAAAGAAGCTCCTGCTTCTAAAGTTGAAACTCCTGCTACAGAAGAAACAAAATAA
- the rplM gene encoding 50S ribosomal protein L13: MNTLSYKTVSANKNTVNKEWVLVDADGQTLGRLASKVAKLIRGKHKPNYTPHVDCGDNVVIINAEKINLTGKKWTDKSYIRHTGYPGGQRSLTATEMFEKDPTRLIEKAVKGMLPKNKLGSTLYKNLYVYAGTEHGQAAQKPKAINLNDLK, encoded by the coding sequence ATGAACACATTAAGTTACAAAACAGTATCAGCAAATAAAAACACTGTAAATAAAGAGTGGGTTTTAGTTGATGCGGACGGGCAAACGTTGGGTCGTCTAGCTTCTAAAGTAGCAAAGCTAATTAGAGGTAAACACAAACCAAATTACACTCCTCATGTAGATTGTGGAGACAATGTGGTTATTATCAACGCAGAAAAAATTAACCTAACTGGTAAAAAATGGACTGATAAGTCTTATATCCGTCATACAGGATATCCAGGAGGTCAGAGATCACTTACTGCTACAGAAATGTTCGAAAAAGATCCTACAAGATTAATCGAAAAAGCAGTAAAAGGAATGTTACCTAAAAACAAATTAGGTAGCACTTTATACAAAAATTTATATGTCTATGCAGGTACTGAGCACGGTCAAGCAGCTCAAAAACCAAAGGCTATTAACCTTAATGATCTTAAATAA
- the rpsI gene encoding 30S ribosomal protein S9, translated as METVHKIGRRKTAVARIYLSEGKGNITVNKKDLNDYLTTATLQYKVRQPLMLTNTLESYDVKVNVYGGGVTGQAEAIRLAITRALVSINEEHKAILKPEGLLTRDPRMVERKKFGQKKARKKFQFSKR; from the coding sequence ATGGAAACTGTACACAAAATAGGTAGAAGAAAAACAGCTGTTGCTCGTATTTATCTTTCAGAGGGTAAAGGAAACATCACAGTAAACAAAAAAGATTTAAACGACTATTTAACTACAGCTACTTTACAGTATAAAGTTAGACAACCTTTAATGTTAACAAATACTTTAGAATCTTATGACGTTAAAGTAAATGTTTACGGAGGAGGAGTTACTGGTCAAGCAGAAGCAATTCGTTTAGCAATCACAAGAGCTTTAGTTTCAATTAACGAAGAGCACAAAGCTATATTAAAACCAGAAGGATTATTAACTCGTGATCCTAGAATGGTTGAGCGTAAAAAATTCGGTCAGAAGAAAGCTCGTAAGAAATTCCAGTTCTCTAAGCGTTAA
- a CDS encoding OmpA/MotB family protein encodes MKKIALLLSFTIIASSCASKKDLEALQVKHEKTKKELLAANTNLQKCLIEKERYQNQASTLETTVADLRKDKENTLNQVENLTVLTKGANDNIKETLSQLSKKDKYINKIRAAASKKDSLNLVVAFHLKKELQEGIDDKDIEVNVEKTVVFISISDKLLFKSGSYAITDKASSVLQKVATVVNGQPEMDVMIEGHTDDTPINTAAVKDNWDLSVKRSTAIVRALQNQYGVAPSRLIAAGRSSYVPLVSNDSPANKSKNRRTKIIILPRLNQFFNLLDQKVE; translated from the coding sequence ATGAAGAAAATCGCATTATTACTATCATTTACCATCATTGCAAGCTCTTGCGCCTCAAAAAAAGATTTAGAAGCTTTACAAGTTAAGCACGAAAAAACTAAAAAAGAATTATTAGCTGCAAATACTAATTTACAGAAATGTCTTATTGAAAAAGAAAGATATCAAAATCAAGCAAGTACGCTAGAAACTACTGTAGCTGATTTAAGAAAAGACAAAGAAAATACATTAAACCAAGTAGAAAACCTAACAGTTCTTACAAAAGGAGCTAATGATAATATTAAAGAAACTCTCTCACAACTAAGTAAAAAAGATAAGTACATTAATAAGATTAGAGCAGCTGCTTCTAAAAAAGATTCTTTAAACTTAGTTGTAGCCTTTCATCTAAAGAAAGAACTTCAAGAAGGAATTGACGATAAAGATATTGAAGTAAATGTTGAAAAAACAGTAGTTTTTATTTCTATATCAGATAAATTACTATTTAAAAGCGGAAGTTATGCTATCACTGATAAAGCATCAAGTGTTTTACAAAAAGTAGCTACTGTAGTAAATGGTCAGCCTGAAATGGACGTTATGATTGAAGGTCATACCGACGATACTCCTATTAACACTGCCGCGGTAAAAGATAACTGGGATTTAAGTGTTAAACGTTCTACCGCTATTGTAAGAGCATTACAAAATCAATATGGCGTTGCCCCTAGTAGGTTAATTGCTGCAGGTAGAAGTAGCTATGTTCCTTTAGTTTCAAACGACTCTCCTGCTAATAAATCGAAAAACAGAAGAACCAAAATTATTATTTTACCTAGACTCAATCAATTTTTTAACCTATTAGATCAAAAAGTTGAATAG